The sequence below is a genomic window from bacterium.
GCTCTGGGCGTAGCCGCTGCAGATCAGCGCCTTCTGGCCGGGGCGGATCTTGACGATCTCGCGATACGTCTCGCAGCCGTTCATCCCCGGCGGCATGAGCATGTCGAGCAGCACGAGGTCCGCGGTCCGCTCCCGCAGCCAGGCGATCGCCTCTTCGCCCGAGGAGACCGTTTCCACGGTGTAGCCGAGGGCGATCAGCATCCGCCGCGCGAGGTCCCGCAGGCCCCGCTCGTCGTCGACCACGAGGATCCTGCCGGTCCCGCGCGCCAGCGCCGACGCCGACGGCGCCGACGCCGCGCGCGCGGCGACGGCGCGCACGACCGCGGGCAGGAGCACCGTGAACGAGGCGCCGCTCGCCCCGCTGTCGACGGTGACCGACCCGCCGTGCTCCTGGACGGTGTTCGAGACGACGGTGAGCCCCAGCCCGGTGCCGCTGCGGCCGAGGACCTTCTTCGTGTAGAACGGCTCGAAGACCCGCGCCAGCTCGCCTGCGGGGATTCCCGGGCCGGTGTCGTCGACCCGCAGGGACACGTAGGCCCCGGGCGGCACGCCGGCTGCCGACGACGTCTCGGCCGTCACCGCCCTGTTCGCGAGCGCCATCCTCACCTCGCCCCTGCCCGGGATCGCCTCGAAAGCGTTCATCACCAGGTTCATCACCACCTTCTGGATGTGGACGAGCGAACAGCGGACCAGCCTGAGGCCCGGGGCGGGCGGGCAGGCCAGCCGCACTCCCGGGTGACGCGCCGCCAGCGCCTGGTGCTCCGGCGACTGCAGGTAGCGCGACACCAGCTGGGCGAGGTCGCACTCCTCGACGGCGTACGCCGCGCCGCGGGCGAGCGTCAGCAGGTCGGCGACGACGGCCGCAGCCCGCGTGCCGGACTCCCGGATCGCCTCGACGATCTCCCGCAGAGGGCTGTCCGCGGGCAGGTCCATCAGCAGCAGCTCGGGGTAGCCGACAAGCCCGGAGAGGATGTTGTTCAGGTCGTGGGCGACCCCCGCCGCCATGGTGCCCATGGCGGCGAGCTTCTCGCTGCGGACCAGCTTCGCCTGCGCCGCATCGAGCTGGCTCACCGTCTCCACGAGCTGCCGGTTCTTCCCCTCGAGCGCGGCGAGCAGCCCGGAGACCTCGGCGTGCGCCACCTCGGCCGCCCGGCGCTCGATCTCGGCGGCCTCGCGCCGGCGCCGTTCCGAGATGTCGGTGACGCTGCACTCGACGCTGCCCCCGCCACCGTCGGTGCCCGGGATCATGCGCCCCGAGAGCGACGCCCAGAGGACGGTCCCGTCGACGCGCAACAAGCGGGCCTCGAAGTCGCGCACCTCGCCCCTCTCGCGAAGCGTCGCATGGAACTCCTCGTGCCGCGCGAGGTCCGCCCAGCGTGCTTCCGGCGGCGCGCTGAAGAAGCGCGCCAGCACCTCGGGCGTCGACCCGCAGCCGAGCATGCGCGCCAGCGCCGGGTTCGCGGCCAGCAGCCTGCCGTCGCCCGCGAGCTGGAAGATCCCCTCCACGGCGTTGTCGAAGAGGTCGCGATACTCCTTCTCCGCGCGGTGCAGCGCCACCAGGTGCGCCTCGATCCGCTCGATCATGGCGTCGACGCTCTGCATCAGCCGCCCGAGCTGGTCGGGCGTCACCGGGCCGCCGACGCGGGCGGCGTAGCTGCCGGCACGCACGTCGTCGAGGACCGCCACGGTCCGGTCGATCCGGGGCACGAAGAGGCGCTGCACCCAGAATCCGGTGATCACCAGCGTGAGCGCCACCGCGAACGCGGAACCCGCCACGTAGAGCAGGAGCGCCCGGTCCGCGCGCGCGGCGACGCCGGCCGCGTCGATCCTCAGGTAGAGCTGGCCGATGTCGTCACCCCCGGACCGAAGGGGCGCGAGCAGCGCCAGATGGTGCGCCCCGCCGGCGTCGACGGCCCAGGTCCGTCCCCCGCCGGGCGTCTCGGACCCGGCGGTGGCGGGAACGAACTCCGCGGCCGGGCGTCCGATCTTCGCCGGGTCCGAGGCGAAGAAGACGTCGCCCGTCCTTCGCGCGACGAACGCGTCGACGACCGGCTCGTGGACGATCCCCTCGAGGGCGCGCAGGTCCGCGGCGACGTCGAAGTTCAGCGCCATCTGGGACATCAGGGCGGCGGGGACGGCCATCTTCTCGGCGACCTGGCGGTCGAGCTCGCGCCGGTAGCCGTGCAGGAAGAACGTGCCGAGAACGGCGAGCAGCAGGACCTCGCTGGCGCAGACGAACAGGATGATCTTCGCGGTGAGATTCGCGCGGATTCTCGCGGCAAGCGGTCCCATCGAGCCGATCCAGTCCCCTTCTTTAAGCAGCCCCAAGCGAACGGAAGGCCCCCCCGCGCGGTCGCGCGGGCGGGCGGCGGCCGCAGGATGCCAAGGAATCCCGTCTAATTCAACCGGAATGCCGCGGGCACGACGCCGGATGCGCGGCGCGCGCGTCAGGACGGGGGCGGCTCGTCCTCGTCGAGCGTGGCCGGTTCTTCCGCGAGGAGCGCCCGGGCCCGGGCCTCGTCCCCGGCGGGGACCTGCAGCCGCACGCCCTTGACCAGCCCGTAGCCGAACAGGCCGCCCATCCCCTCGTCGGCGAGGACGGCCTCGATCCCCGCCGCCTCGAGCCGGCTGCGCGCCACCTGCGCGTCGACCCGGTCAAGGAAGCGCTCGATCGTCACCAGTTCGTCGTCCATGGTCGCCTCCGCGCCGCGGCCCGCAGCGTGCGCCGCCGCCCCGAGTATACGCCCGCGTGCGGCCGGCACGCTTACCACCAGTACTCGGGGTAGCGACGTCGCGGGGCCAGGTTGTTCACGGCGAGCGCGACCGCCAGCAGCACGAGCGCCCCGGCGCCGGCGGGAACCAGCGCGTAGAGAAAACCGAGGTCGTGAATTCCCCGCCCCCCGATGACGGCGATGAGCGCGGTCGCGCCGCCCGGCGGGTGCAGGGTGCGCGTGGCGAGCATCCCGGCGATGGCCAGCGAGACCCCGAGCGCCGCGGCCACCCAGAGGTGGTCGCCGAAGAGCCGCCAGCAGGCGACGCCGACGAGGGCGCTGACGACGTGCCCGCCCACGAGGTTTCGCGGCTGGGCAAGCGGACTGCGGATCGCCGCGTAGACCAGGACCGCCGAGGCGCCGAAGGAGCCGATGAGCAGCGTCGACGCCCGCGGCTCGAAGAACGCCGCGGAGAGCAGGCCGCAGAGGGCGATGCCGAGCGCGGCGCCGAGCCACGACCAGGCGATCTCCCGCGGCCCCTCGCCGGGCGGCGCGTGGCCGCCCCCGCGCATCTTCGCGAAGAAGCCGGGGCTCGGCGCGGCCGCGGGCGGCGCGGCGGGGACGGGGGCGAGCACGGGGACGGCGGGCGTCACCGCAGCCTCCAGCCGCGCCACGGCGTTGGCCTTGGCGCGCCGGCAGATCTCCTGAAGGTCCTCCGGCGTGACGTCGACGAACGACTCCATGCTGCGCATCGCCAGCTCGAGGTCCTCGTCGGTGAAGGCCACGCACGCCGTGTCGGCGGGGACGACGGCGACGGCGCTCATCTGCCCGCTCCCCCGCCCCCGGCGTTCAACTCCCGCAACAACGCCTCGAGGTCGAGACCGTGGTTGCGGGCCGCCATCCCCACGGTCACGGGCAGGCCCTTGACCAGCTCGCGGTGGGCCGGGTCCGCCAGGGGGGTGAGCCCTGCGCGCACCAGGATCCCGACGGCCTCGGGCCGGCGGGCCAGCAGGTCCGCGACGCGGGTCTCGGCCGTGACGGTGTCGTGCGTCTCCATGATCGATCCTCCTTCGTTCCTGCCGGCGAACCGCCACCGGCCCGCACTCATTCTCGGCCACGCGGCCGCACCCCGCCTTGACGCAGGTCAACGCTCCGCGGGGATCAGAGGTCCCGCCGCAGGAAGATCACGAGCGCAAGGACGGTCCCCGCCGCGCCCCCGGCGGCGAGCGCGGCAAGGTGCGTCCAGTCGAGCGGCCGGCCCAGCAGCAGGTCCACGGCGCGGTAGTAGTGGAAGGGGGAGAGCCGCGCGATCGTCCGCGCCGGCTCCCAGGCGCGCGCGAGGTAGTCGACGAGGAAGAGCGCCAGCGCCGCGATCCCGGCGATCGACCCGGCGGCGGCGCGGCGGCGCGATGCGGCGCCGACGGCGAGCGCCAGGCCGCCGACGCACGCAAGCAGGGCCCAGAGGTTCGCGGCCAGGGACGCCACGAGGCGGGTCTCGGGCAGCGGCGCGCCGGCCGGAGCCAGCCAGCGCAGCCCCGCCGCCGTGCCGGCCCCCATCGCGAGCAGGACCAGCGCCGGCAGCAGCACGACCAGCGCCGCAGACCGCGCGATGAGCGCCACGCGCGGCACGGGACGCACGAGCGCGAGGTCGAGGAACCGCGTCTCGATCTCCCCGGCCGGCTCGGTGGCGACGGCGATCACCAGCGCGCAGAGAGCGGCGACCACCGCCGGGTGGAAGTAGCCGAAGCTCGCGACGCCGGCGAAGGACAGGAACGCGGGCAGGGCCTCGCCCGCGAGCTGCCGGAAGAACGGCGGCAGGAACGGCGGAAGACCCGTGAACCCCGCGCTCAGGTAGAGCGTCCGGGCGAGGCCGACGAAGAGCACCTGGAAGAGCGCGAGCACGAGCGCCAGCCCGGCGAGGAGCCAGCGCAGCCGCCCGAGGGAGTGCCGCAGCAGCGTCAGCGCGCCGTGCACGACCCCTCCCCGCCGCCGCTCTCGCGGTAATAGCCGAGGACGACATCCTCGAGCGCCGGCTCCTCGACGCGCAGGTCCGCGACGGGCAGGCCCTCGAGCCGTCCGAGAAGGGGGCCGAGGGGCCCGCGGACGCACAGCGACCAGGCGCGCGCGCCGCGCGCGGTCAGCTCGACGCCCGGCGGCAGGGGCACGGCCGGCGCGCCGACGTCGGCGGCGAACGAGACTTCCGCGCGGCGCGGCGCCAGTCGCCGCACCTCCGCCACCGGTGCCGCGAGCACGAGACGCCCCTCGCGCAGCAGGCCGACGCGGTCGCAGGCGCGCTCGACCTCGCGCAGCACGTGCGACGACATGAAGACGGTGCGGCCGCGGCCGCGCTCCTCCGCGACCAGGTCGTGGAAGGCCGCCTGCATCAGCGGGTCAAGGCCCTCGGTCGGCTCGTCGAGGATCAGCAGCGGCGGGTCCGCCTGGAACGCCTGGACGAGCCCCAGCTTGCGCTTCATCCCGGCGCTGTACTCGCGCAGCCGGCGCCCGAGGTCGGCGGCCCCCAGCGCGAAGCGCTCGAGCAACGCCTGCTGGCGGCGCGGCTCGACGCGGGCCGCGCCGAGCCGATCGAGAAGGTCGAGCACCTGCCGCCCCGTGAGGTCGCCGTAGTACTGCACCTCGCCGGGGAGGTAGCCGACTGCGGCGCGCACCGCCAGGCTCTCCGCCCGGCAGTCGTGCCCGAAGACCGCCGCCGTGCCTGACGTCGCGCGCAGCAGGTCGAGGAGGATGCGGATCGTGGTGGTCTTGCCCGCGCCGTTCGGCCCGAGGAAACCGAAGACCTCGCCCTCGCGCACCTCGAGCGTCAGGTCCTGTATCGCGGCGGCGCGGCCGTAGCGCTTGGTCAGGCCGCGGAGCGCGATCGCCGGCCGGTCGCCCATGCTGCTCTCCGTGCCGATGAGGGGGGGCGCCGGCGGCGGCGCCCCCCGAACGAAAGCCTAGTGCCCGTGGTGCGCCGGCGCAGCCGCTTCGGTTGCCTCGGCCGCCTCGCCGCCGGCGTGGTGCGACGGCGGGTGCTCCGCGGCCTGGTAGATCCGCTCGCCGTAGTGGATGAAGTCGACGTAGGCGGCGACGTACGCCCGCCCGTACTCGACGCCGTGCTCGGCGTGCTTCTTCTTCTCGGCAGTCTGCTCGAAGCGGTGGCGGATGCCGTGCTCGACCGCGTCGCCCACCAGCTTCACGAGCGGCCCGACGTCGCCCGTGGTCAGCGCCTTGTCAGCCAGCGCGATCGTCTCCTCCTCGGTGCCGCCCGACTTGAGGCCGGTGTACGGCGCCCCTTCGCTCGCCCGGTGGACGCGCACCAGTGTCTCGAAGAACCAGGTGTCGGCGAGTTCCTGCGCCTCCTTCCCGCCCTTGCGCACCGCCAGCGTCTTCTGGAAGGCCTCGCGGATCTCCGCCTCACCCGCGGCCGGGACCCACTTGAGCACGGGCGTGATCTCCGCCTTGGCGAGCGCCGCCTTGGCGTCGACGACCACCGGCCCCTCCAGCGTGTCGCAGTGACCCCACGCCAACGGCGGTATGGCCAGCGCCAGCGTAAGGAGCAGGCCCGCTGCTGCGATCGACAGTCTCGTGGTTTCCATGTCCGTTCCTCCTCTGCCACCCACCGGCGGCCCTCGTTGCACGACGGCAAACCCGCGACCTGAACAATAAGGTAGGCGAGACGGGCGATTCCGCCATTGACCTGCGTCAAGGGCGGGGATTTCCTCCCGCGCCGCTCCCTGCTAGATTTGTCCAAGGGAGGAGATGATGCGTCCTGGACACCCCTTCAGCTGGCTGGCGGCCGCCGTGCTGCTGCTGGCCCTTGCCGCGCCGGCCGCGGCGACGCCGGAGTTCGCCGAGAAGACCGGCCAGGGCTGCCTGACCTGCCACCGCGACCCGGAGGGTGGCGGGGCCCTGACGGAGACGGGCCTGCGGTTTGCGGCGGCGGGATACCGATGGCCTCCGACGGGCGGCTACCGGGTGCTCGGCGGCCTGCGCCGCGGCGTGCGGCTGTTCGTCGGCCTCGCGCACATCGTCGCCGCGTTCCTCTGGTTCGGCACGATCCTCTACGTCCACCTCATGCTGCGACCGGCGTACGCGTCCAAGGGACTGCCGCGCGGCGAAGTCATCCTGGGACTCGTGTCGATGGGGGTCGTCGGGGTCACGGGCGTGCTCCTGACGGCGTCGCGGATCGCCGGGCTGGCGGTGCTCGTCGACAGCCCCTGGGGCCGGGTTCTCGCCGCCAAGATCGCGGTGTACCTCGTCATGGTCGGGTCGGCGGCCACCGCGGTCTTCTTCATCGGGCCGCGGCTCAAGCGCATGCAGGGCAAGGCGATCGCGCCGGCCGACGGGATCCACGACCCGGCGACACTCGCGGCCTTCGACGGCGGCGAGGGGCGCCCGGCCCGCGTCGCCGTCGCGGGCGTCGTCTACGACGTCTCGGCGCTGCCGCGCTGGCGCGGCGGCGCCCACATGAAGCACGCCGCGGGGCGCGACCTGACCGCCGACATCGGGCGGGCGCCGCACGACGCGTCGCTGCTGGAGCGGGCGCAGCGCGTCGGCACGTTCGACGCCTCGCGCGCACCGAGGAAGACACCGGCGCAGAAGGCCTTCTACGTCGTCGCCTACCTGAACCTCACCCTCGTCTTCCTTGTCCTCTTCCTCCTCGCCTGGTGGCGCTGGGGCCTTTAGCGCCCCCTATGGCGCGGCTTGCGCCGCTGTCACCCCGAAGGAAGGCAACGCTTGTCCCTCGAGACCGCCCTCAGGCGCGGCCAGAGCCTTCGCAAACACCCTCGGCCCCCGCGCCCTGTACGGTCGCCAATTCTTCGCCCGAGAAGACCCGGTCCGCGTCGAGGATGATCAGGAAGTGCTCGTCGCGCTTGCCCATTCCGCGTATGAAATCGGCTTGGATGCTCGCCCCGAGGCGCGGCGGGGGCTCGATCTGCCCAGGCTCCAGATCGACCACCTCCTGCACCGAGTCGACGAGCGCGCCCAGCAGCGTGCGCCCGCCGCCGATCGCCACCTCCGCAATGATGATGCAGGCGTTCAGGGTGCGCTCGGCCGCGACCATGCCGAACTTGAGCCTCAGGTCCACCACGGGCACCACGCTGCCGCGCAGGTTGATCACCCCGCGCATGAACTCCGGCATCCGTGGCACCCGGGTGATCTGGGTGTAGTCCAGCACTTCCCGCACCTGGGAGATCTCCAGCGCAAAGACCTCCTCGCCCAGCCGAAAGGTCAGGTACTGCTCAGTCGCCTCCACCGCCGTCGATGCCATCGCCCGGCTCCCTAGTGCCTCTCGAACTCGGCGTCTTCGGCGTCCTTGCCGGCGCGGCCCATGTCCAGCGCCACGCCGCTGGTGCCCGCCCCCCCCGCAGCCGTCCTCGGCGCGCCCGTCGCCGTCGCCGCCGTCGCCGCCGGCGCATGGCGCAACGCCGCCCGCTGCATCGTCGGCACGGCTTTGGTACCCAGGTGCGCCACTCGCGTCTTCTTGAACGAGGGCGTCGCCTCCGCCGTGCCCTGCCTTGAACCGTCCACCGTGAAGAACGCTATGATCGACTGAAGCTCCTGCGCCTGGCTGGAGAGCTCCTGGGCCGTCGAGCTCATCTCCTCAGCCGCGCCCGCGTTCTGCTGCACCACTTCGTCGAGGCGCTGGATCGCCTTGTTCACCTGCCCGGCGCCTTCGTTCTGCTCCCTGCTCGAGCCGTTGATCTCAAGCACCAGCTCGGCCGTGCGCTGAATGTCGGGCACCAGCTTGGCCAACATCGTCCCCGCCTGCTCGGCAACCTGCACGCTCGTGCCCGAGAGCTTGCTGATCTCGCCCGCAGCCGCCTGGGCGCGCTCCGCCAGCTTGCGCACCTCACTCGCCACCACCGCGAAGCCTCGTCCGTGCTCTCCCGCCCGAGCCGCCTCGATCGCCGCGTTCAAGGCCAGGAGGTTCGTCTGCCGCGCGATCTCCTCGATGATCGTGATCTTGCCGGCGATCTCCTTCATCGCCGCCACGGTCTCCGCGACCGCCTTGCCGCCCTCGCGCGCGTCCTCGGCCGCCTTCTGCGCGATCTTTTCGGTCTGCTGCGCGTTGTCCGCGTTCTGCTGGATGTTCGCGACCATCTGCTCCATCGAGGCCGAGACCTCTTCCACCGACCCCGCCTGCTCGCTCGAGCCCCGGCTCATTTCCTCGGCGCTCGAGCGCAGTTCCTGTGAACCCGTCGCCACACTGTCGGAGGCCCGCTTCACGTCGCTCACGACATCGGTCAACTTCTTGATCATCGTTGACATGGACGCCAGCATCATGCCGGTCTCGTCCCCGCCGGAGGCGGCGACGCTGACGGTCAAGTCCCCGTCCGCGAGAAGCCCGGCAACCCGCATCCCCTCGCTCACCGGTCTCGTAATGCTCTTGGTGATGATCACGCTGATGGCCAGGCCGGCAAGAAGCGTAATGGCGATGAGAATGAACATCGACACCTTGTTCCGCTGCGCCCGAACCATCGTTCTATTGAGCCGATCTTCGCCGTCCTTCTGCTGATAGGCTATTTGCTGTTCGAATGCCTTCACCGTGGCGGCCCCGAACGGGGTCGTTGTCTGCGCACGCCACTCTTTCGCCTCTTCGATCCTGCCTTCCCCGTAGAGTTGAAACCACTTCGGCCGCGCCTGGATGTACTTGCCGTAGGCATCTCTCAGCTCGCCCAGCGCTTTCTTCTCATCCGCGGTCATCGCCTTCTGTTCGTACGCTTTCAGATTTTCTTCGATGACCTTGTACCAGGTCCCCTCATCGGCGACGATCTTCGCCCGGGCCTCCGGCGTTCCGACCATGAATTGCGGGAAGCCGTAGCGCAACTGCCAGAGGGCATTCTGCGCCGCCGAAAGGTGGACCGCTGCCTGCACGTTGTCTCGATACAGATCGGTGTATTCCTTCGAGTAGTCTACGGTATTCCTCAGGCTGACCAACCCCACGATCACTATCAAGAACAGAACGACCCCGAACCCCGCCGTCAACCTCCATCCAATCTTCAGGTTCTTGAGCATGGTCCGCATCCCCCCGCCTCTCCCAATGGCCCCAGCGCGACCAACCTTAAGACCTGATATAAGGCAGGGCGATGCTCTACACAACCCAATTTTGTCAGGTTGCGCCTTCTGTAGACGGTGCGCCGGTTGCCCGTTTCCCCCCTCGTCGGCTGCCCGGGCCGGATGGGTCGTTCGAGCCGGGCCTGCGCGAGCGCCATTTCGCGTCCTGGCAAGGCAGCCCGGGCTGCCCCGTCACAGGCTGCACTGGCCGATGGGGCGCGGAACTTTTCTTCCTAAAGGGGCAGCCGGTGCCGAATGCTGTTCGAGCCGGGCCTGCGGGAGCGCCATTTCGCGTCCTGGCAAGGCCACCCGGGCAATACGGGAATACGCTGCACTGGCCGATGGGGCGCGGTATTTTTCGGCCTGACAAGAAAGCGGAGATGGGCGTGCGGAGGCGGGCTGGTGCCCGCCGCACAAACAGCCCTCTCCGCGACGCAGTCAGGGCGGAAAAGGCCCGCGCCAGCGGCTAGTGCTTACTTGTCCCAGTCCAGCAGTCTGCGTTCGCCGTCGAGGGCGCGGATGCCGGTGACATCCTGGCTGACCTCGAGACAGCCCTTGTACGCCCCAGCCGCGTCGCGCACCGCGAAGTAGCGGATGTGCAGGAAGCGCCCGCGCATCTGGATCCAGAACTCCGCGGTGTCCTTGTGGCCGGCCTTGAACTCCGAGAGGATCCGCTCGACGGTCGCCACGCTCTTGGGCGGGTGGCAGTTCTGCACGCGCCGGCCGATGACCCCCGGCGAGCGCGGGAAGATCCGCTCCGGCGTCGCGGAGTAGTAGAGCACCTCGTCGTTCTCGTTGACGAACGAGAGGTCCACCGGCAGGTGCGTCAGCATCAGGTTGAGCTGCTCGGCGGTCAGCGACCCGGTGTCGAGGCTGATGCTCCCGGCGTGCCGCGCCAGGTACTCCGCGGGCGCACCCGTCCCAGCCGCATGCCAGGGCTGCTCGGGCGTAAGGCCCCAGGCGAAGCCGATCTCGCCCTCGCCGGCGGCGACCTTGCCCCACTCCTCCTCGCTGAGCAGCTCGAGGGCCATCGGGAAGAGGATGTGCTCCTCCTTGTAGACCATGTCGCGCACCTGGGCCGCGACGAACTTCAGCCGGTCGGCGGGGAGCTTCTTCTCCGCGGCGGCCACCCGCGCGTCCTTGAGCAGGATGCGGATGTCGTCGTGCACCGCCCACATCACCTTGCTCGGCCCGGCGACGCCCTTGGCCTCGAGCACCGGGAAGAGCTGGTTCTCCTTGCGCAGGTAGTGGCGGTCGACCTCGGCGAGGCGCCCGAGCAGCTCCGAGACGCGCGCGGTCTCGGCGTTGGGGTCGGCGATCGCCTCGAGAGCGGCGGCGATGCGCTCCACCTCGCGGTTCTCGCGCATGAGCGTGTGCACGGGGTGCCCCGCCGGCAGGCCGGGGACCGCCTTCTGGTCGAGCGACTCCTTGAAGACCTCGACGTGCACGGAGCAGAGGCGCTTGACCTCGTCCTCGGGAAGCCCCTCCTTCATGAGGGACTGCTCCATCCTGCCGATCTCCCAGGGGGCGACGTCCTTGATCAGCTCGCGAAAGCGCTCCTTGGCGGCGCCGACGTCCCCGCCGTCGTGCAGCTGGCGGATGATGCCCTTGAGCGTCTCCTGGCGGGCGTCGGCCGTCTCGCGCTCCCCCGCGACGCCCGGGCGGGCGCCGGTGCGCCGCTCGATCTCGTCCGCGAGCGCCGCGAGCAGCTCGGGCAGCTTGGCGCCGCCCATGACCGCGGCCTTGGAGAGGGTCGCGAAGCGTCCGACGGTCTTCCACATCAGGGGGTTGTCCAGCGCCTTGAAGTGCGGGTTGTAGGCGATCAGGAACTCCTTCATGAACGGGTAGGCGGCGAGGAAGTCCTTGAGTTTCGTGTCCGGCCCGAGCACCATCTGCGTCCCCTCCCTGGGTGGTTGCCTCCAAGATAGGTCTGGCCGGCGCGCCGCGCATTGACTCGCGTCAAGTCGCGACATACCATGCGCCGCGTGAAGAAGAGTGTCGTCGCGATCCTCCGCACCTCCCCGGCCACGGTCCTGGAGGACTACCACCGGCTGATGAACCTCGCCGGCTACCGGGACGTCATCGCCCGGGAAGCCGACACCGCCCTCAAGATCAACATCAGCTGGCACTTCTTCTACCCGGGCAGCTCCACGACGCCCTGGCAGCTCGACGGGGTGATCCGCGCCATGAAGCGCGACGGCTACGACCCGGCGCTGATCCACGCCTGCCACAACCGCACCGTCGTCATCGACGCGCATCTCGGCGAGCGCGAGAACAAGCAGCTCGCGGTCGTCGAGAACCACGGGCTGCGCAACATCCACCTCTACGAAGGCGACGTGGCGTGGGTCAACGTCCGCGACGCCGTCGGGGACCTCGCCGACAAGTTCCTCTGCCTCAACCAGGTCTACCCGCAGGGGTTCATGATCCCGAAGCGCTTCATCGGCGAGAACATCATCCACCTGCCGACGGTGAAGACGCACGTCTTCACGACGACCACCGGCGCGATGAAGAACGCCTTCGGCGGGCTGCTCAACGAGCACCGGCACTGGACGCACCCGGTGATCCACGAGACGCTCGTCGACCTGCTGATGATCCAGAAGAAGATCCACCGCGGCATCTTCGCGGTGATGGACGGGACCTTCGCCGGCGACGGGCCCGGCCCGCGCTGCATGGTGCCGCATGTCAAGAACGTGCTGCTGGCCTCGGCCGACCAGGTGGCGATCGACGCGGTGGCGGCCAAGCTCATGGGCTTCGAGCCGCTGCGCGACCTGAAGTTCGTGCGCCTCGCCCACGAGGCGGGCCTCGGCTGCGGCGACCCGCGCGAGATCCAGATCGTCGGCGACGCGGACGCGGCGCGCGAGAACTGGCACTTCGTCGGCCCCTTCGAGAAGATGACCTTTGCCAGCCGCATGCAGCACAAGATCTACTGGGGGCCGCTCAAGCGCCCGGTCGAGTGGTCGCTCAAGACGTTCCTGGCGCCCTGGGCCTACGCGGCGAGCGTCGTCTACCACGACTCCTTCTGGTACCCGACGCACCAGCGGCGCGTGCACGACATCCTGCACAGCGACTGGGGACGGCTCTTCCACCACTGGGAGCAGAAGCAGCTCCCGCCCGCCGACCTGGCGACGCCCGGCTGGGCCGACCCGGGGCCGGATCCGGCCGAGCTGCGCCCCGAGGGGCTGCGCCTGTTCCGCCAGTCGCTCGGCATCCTCGGCACCTGCCTGCGGGAGGCGCCCGAAATCTCCGCGCGCCGCCGGCGAAAGGCTGCAGCCGCGCGAGGCTGATATAATCCGTTCCCGGAATTCCGGGGGAACATCGCAGGAGGCACGGACCGTGGCGCATGACCCGACCGCCGCCGAGACCGCGTGGATCGACGCCTCCTCCGATCCCGCCAAGGCCGCGCGCTTCGTGCAGATCGGCGCCGCCTTCAACCTCCTCGACGTCGGGCTGCTGGCGCCGCTGCTGGCCGGGCCGTGCTCCTACGGCTCGCAGTCCGTCCTCGAGGAGCTACGCGGTGCGGCCGCCGTCACGGCATACTTCACCGAGAAGTTCGACGCCCTGCGCGGCGCCGGCGCCGAGCACCTCGTGACCGCGGAGCTGGCCGCCGACCCCGGCGGACGCCCCTGCACGCTGCTGCGCCAGCGCGCCAGCGCCTACGGCCGCCCCGGCCTCGGCACGATCGCCGGCTACCACCGGATCTCCCTGACGCCGGACGGCCGGATCGCCCAGCTCTTCCTCGTGACGTCGGTGCCGCCGCCCGGCGAGTGCCGCGG
It includes:
- a CDS encoding DUF438 domain-containing protein, producing the protein MVLGPDTKLKDFLAAYPFMKEFLIAYNPHFKALDNPLMWKTVGRFATLSKAAVMGGAKLPELLAALADEIERRTGARPGVAGERETADARQETLKGIIRQLHDGGDVGAAKERFRELIKDVAPWEIGRMEQSLMKEGLPEDEVKRLCSVHVEVFKESLDQKAVPGLPAGHPVHTLMRENREVERIAAALEAIADPNAETARVSELLGRLAEVDRHYLRKENQLFPVLEAKGVAGPSKVMWAVHDDIRILLKDARVAAAEKKLPADRLKFVAAQVRDMVYKEEHILFPMALELLSEEEWGKVAAGEGEIGFAWGLTPEQPWHAAGTGAPAEYLARHAGSISLDTGSLTAEQLNLMLTHLPVDLSFVNENDEVLYYSATPERIFPRSPGVIGRRVQNCHPPKSVATVERILSEFKAGHKDTAEFWIQMRGRFLHIRYFAVRDAAGAYKGCLEVSQDVTGIRALDGERRLLDWDK
- a CDS encoding DUF362 domain-containing protein, whose product is MKKSVVAILRTSPATVLEDYHRLMNLAGYRDVIAREADTALKINISWHFFYPGSSTTPWQLDGVIRAMKRDGYDPALIHACHNRTVVIDAHLGERENKQLAVVENHGLRNIHLYEGDVAWVNVRDAVGDLADKFLCLNQVYPQGFMIPKRFIGENIIHLPTVKTHVFTTTTGAMKNAFGGLLNEHRHWTHPVIHETLVDLLMIQKKIHRGIFAVMDGTFAGDGPGPRCMVPHVKNVLLASADQVAIDAVAAKLMGFEPLRDLKFVRLAHEAGLGCGDPREIQIVGDADAARENWHFVGPFEKMTFASRMQHKIYWGPLKRPVEWSLKTFLAPWAYAASVVYHDSFWYPTHQRRVHDILHSDWGRLFHHWEQKQLPPADLATPGWADPGPDPAELRPEGLRLFRQSLGILGTCLREAPEISARRRRKAAAARG
- a CDS encoding methyl-accepting chemotaxis protein, with the protein product MLKNLKIGWRLTAGFGVVLFLIVIVGLVSLRNTVDYSKEYTDLYRDNVQAAVHLSAAQNALWQLRYGFPQFMVGTPEARAKIVADEGTWYKVIEENLKAYEQKAMTADEKKALGELRDAYGKYIQARPKWFQLYGEGRIEEAKEWRAQTTTPFGAATVKAFEQQIAYQQKDGEDRLNRTMVRAQRNKVSMFILIAITLLAGLAISVIITKSITRPVSEGMRVAGLLADGDLTVSVAASGGDETGMMLASMSTMIKKLTDVVSDVKRASDSVATGSQELRSSAEEMSRGSSEQAGSVEEVSASMEQMVANIQQNADNAQQTEKIAQKAAEDAREGGKAVAETVAAMKEIAGKITIIEEIARQTNLLALNAAIEAARAGEHGRGFAVVASEVRKLAERAQAAAGEISKLSGTSVQVAEQAGTMLAKLVPDIQRTAELVLEINGSSREQNEGAGQVNKAIQRLDEVVQQNAGAAEEMSSTAQELSSQAQELQSIIAFFTVDGSRQGTAEATPSFKKTRVAHLGTKAVPTMQRAALRHAPAATAATATGAPRTAAGGAGTSGVALDMGRAGKDAEDAEFERH